Proteins encoded in a region of the Planococcus citri chromosome 1, ihPlaCitr1.1, whole genome shotgun sequence genome:
- the LOC135841478 gene encoding probable cytochrome P450 6a18, translated as MYFPLLYQLAKTMFVAILCVLVVTLILYLYRYFKKSHRYFEKYGIPCTKSHWYYGHMEDAIRCKKSYVMTLKELYEKSEPHRFVGLYTMQRPAVMIRDPELLKSILIKDFDHFHDHGVYYSKEAEPMSHNLFNMAGDEWKNLRIKLTCTFTSGKMKMMFPLVRKCAEDMKPVLNEYSSTPEGFDVKDFCARYTTDVIGSCAFGVDTNSLQNPDSEFRIMGRRIFETRWQGFVRAFFTNIPAWAIKFFGLESIDKKVTDYFTKIIKDMVKFREKNNISRGDFLDILIGMKNRSKHTEKINKDQHEDVDFAKFMDQIGDKFVKNDVEMTLELMAAQCLLFFIGGFEGTSATLTFLLFELSQHPDIQDKLREEIKTIIEKNDGQITYEILNKMPYLDMVIAEILRKYALGAMIRKCTESFKIPESNAVIEKDIVLFISTLGIHHDKKYYEKPDEFYPEHFTKEAINKRPNFAYLPFGDGPRICIGERFAKMQVKLGAVHLLKDFSFELSPKTIVPLEFLPSFSFATNIKGGIWLKCRPL; from the exons ATGTATTTCCCGTTACTGTATCAGCTCGCCAAAACTATGTTCGTAGCTATTTTATGTGTTCTCGTTGTTACTTTAATCCTTTATTTATAtcggtattttaaaaaatcacatcggTACTTCGAAAAATATGGAATACCGTGTACGAAATCCCATTGGTATTACGGTCACATGGAAGATGCCATAAGATGCAAGAAATCATACGTGATGACCTTGAAAGAATTATACGAAAAATCCGAACCTCACAGATTCGTCGGACTGTACACGATGCAAAGACCAGCTGTCATGATACGAGATCCTGAACTTTTGAAGAGCATTTTGATCAAAGATTTCGATCATTTTCACGACCATGGGGTTTACTACAGCAAAGAAGCGGAACCGATGTCTCATAATTTATTCAATATGGCAG GAGACGAATGGAAAAACCTCAGAATCAAATTAACCTGCACTTTCACCAGTGGTAAAATGAAGATGATGTTCCCCTTGGTGAGAAAATGTGCCGAAGACATGAAACCAGTTCTGAACGAGTATTCCTCGACTCCAGAAGGCTTCGACGTCAAAGATTTCTGCGCCAGGTACACCACAGATGTCATAGGCAGTTGTGCTTTCGGAGTGGACACAAATTCATTACAAAATCCCGATTCAGAATTCCGGATAATGGGCAGACGAATCTTCGAGACGAG ATGGCAAGGCTTTGTTCGAGCATTTTTCACCAACATACCAGCCTGGGCGATAAAATTCTTCGGCTTGGAATCCATCGACAAAAAAGTCACCGATTATTtcaccaaaatcatcaaagatatggtaaagtttcgagaaaaaaataacatcagcAGGGGAGACTTTCTCGATATTCTTATCGGTATGAAAAATCGCAGCAAACACACGGAGAAGATCAATAAGGATCAGCATGAAGATGTAGATTTTGCCAAATTCATGGATCAAATCGGCGACAAATTCGTCAAGAAtgatgtag AAATGACTTTAGAATTGATGGCAGCCCAATGTTTACTATTTTTCATCGGAGGATTCGAAGGCACTTCAGCAACACTCACATTCCTTCTATTCGAACTATCTCAACATCCCGACATCCAAGATAAACTTCGAGAAGAAATTAAAACCATCATTGAGAAAAACGATGGCCAAATAACCTACGAAATACTCAACAAAATGCCTTACTTGGATATGGTCATAGCAG AAATCCTGAGAAAGTACGCCTTAGGAGCCATGATTCGCAAATGCACGGAATCCTTTAAAATTCCCGAATCGAACGCTGTAATTGAAAAAGACATCGTTCTATTCATATCAACTCTAGGAATCCATCACGATAAAAAGTATTACGAAAAACCAGATGAATTTTACCCCGAACATTTCACCAAAGAGGCTATCAACAAGAGACCTAATTTTGCTTATTTACCATTCGGAGATGGTCCTAGGATTTGTATAG GGGAACGTTTTGCGAAGATGCAAGTGAAACTAGGAGCAGTTCACCtattgaaggatttttctttCGAGTTATCACCAAAAACTATAGTTCctttggaatttttgccaagttttagTTTTGCGACGAACATCAAAGGAGGAATTTGGTTAAAATGCCGGCCTTTATGA
- the LOC135841580 gene encoding probable cytochrome P450 6a21: protein MSILLTSFFLFVLTVLLCIYYSFLKSYKHFQDSSIPTIRPLYAFIGLKDTVRLKKPFVKQLTEAYHMFEPHPFFGVYNLFFRSIFVRDPELVKKILVKDFSYFQNHGLNIFKEIEPLARHLFNLEGEEWKNLRMRMTGIFTSGKMKMMFPLVNKCAEEMKPALMEYVSSPDGFEVKDLCSRYTTDVIGSTAFGVDTNSFKYPNSEFRKMGGRIFEYRWQNLLRLMVPNMPAWAVKFFKMEMFSKDVMDYFMKIIKDMVKYREENNITRDDFLDLLIAMKNHTNTQKQQQNPNGTKDTAKSTTQVGDKRVRSNVEMSVELMAAQCFLFFVGGFEGTSVAISFLLFELAQHPEIQDKVREEILSTIEKNGGEITYDMLKNLPYLNMVLQEIMRLYAPNGGAIIRKCNENYKIPESGAVIRKGTQVVIPLAGIHTDKKYYEKPDEFYPEHFTKEAISERPHFAYLPFGEGPRVCIAERFANMQILIAAIHLIKDFSFELSPKTILPLEFLPSTAIPPVKGGIWLKCKPL, encoded by the exons ATGAGTATTTTACTAACTTCGTTTTTCTTATTCGTCTTAACCGTGCTATTATGCATCTATTACAGTTTCTTGAAATCTTacaaacattttcaagattCTTCGATTCCGACCATCAGACCACTCTACGCGTTCATAGGCTTGAAAGATACCGTGCGATTGAAGAAACCATTCGTCAAACAGTTGACTGAAGCATACCATATGTTCGAACCTCACCCATTTTTCGGAGTTTATAACTTATTCTTTCGTTCGATTTTTGTTCGCGATCCTGaactagtgaaaaaaattctagtaaAAGATTTCTCATACTTCCAAAACCATGGactaaacattttcaaagaaattgaacCATTGGCTCGTCATTTATTCAACTTGGAAG gagaagaatggaaaaatctaCGAATGAGGATGACCGGTATTTTCACAAGTGGGAAAATGAAGATGATGTTTCCTTTGGTTAATAAATGTGCCGAAGAAATGAAACCAGCTTTAATGGAATATGTTTCAAGTCCTGATGGCTTTGAAGTCAAAGATCTATGCTCGAGATACACCACCGATGTAATAGGAAGCACCGCTTTTGGAGTAGATACAAATTCGTTCAAATACCCGAAttcggaatttcgaaaaatgggaGGTCGCATCTTCGAATACAG GTGGCAAAATTTACTTCGACTCATGGTACCAAACATGCCAGCTTGGGCTGTCAAGTTTTTCAAGATGGAGATGTTCAGCAAAGACGTGATGGATTACttcatgaaaatcatcaaagacATGGTCAAGTACAGAGAGGAGAATAATATAACCAGAGATGACTTTCTCGACTTACTTATTGCCATGAAAAATCACACCAACACGCAAAAACAGCAGCAAAATCCAAATGGCACCAAAGATACTGCCAAAAGTACCACTCAAGTTGGCGATAAGCGCGTCAGAAGTAACGTAG AGATGTCTGTAGAATTGATGGCTGCCcaatgttttctatttttcgtCGGAGGATTCGAAGGTACTTCCGTCGCTATATCATTTCTATTATTTGAGCTAGCTCAGCATCCTGAAATTCAGGATAAAGTACGCGAAGAAATATTATcgacgattgaaaaaaatggcggaGAAATTACATACGATATGCTGAAAAATCTGCCATACTTAAATATGGTTTTACAAG aAATCATGAGACTGTATGCTCCGAATGGTGGCGCAATCATACGAAAATgcaatgaaaattataaaatacccGAATCCGGAGCCGTTATCAGAAAAGGTACTCAAGTTGTAATACCATTAGCTGGGATCCATACCGATAAGAAATATTACGAAAAGCCAGACGAATTTTACCCAGAACATTTTACCAAAGAAGCCATATCCGAGAGACCTCATTTCGCTTATCTGCCTTTCGGAGAAGGTCCTAGAGTTTgcatag CTGAACGATTTGCAAACATGCAAATTCTAATCGCGGCGATTCATTTGATAAAAGATTTCTCTTTCGAATTATCTCCGAAGACCATTCTACctttggaatttttaccttCGACTGCCATTCCACCAGTTAAAGGAGGAATTTGGCTTAAATGTAAACCGTTGTGA
- the LOC135841614 gene encoding probable cytochrome P450 6a14 isoform X2 yields MHVLLTWLILFFSVAFLYVYHSLKKSYAYFQEASIPTITPLSAFVNTKEFLWMKKPLVKQVSEAYLSSEPHQLFGNYNLFSRSIMIREPELIKRILVKDFSYFQHHGTEVYKDIEPLACHLFNLKGEEWRSLRMKMTGIFTSGKMKKMFPLVGKCAEEMKSALIEYVSNPEGFEVRELCSRYTTDVIGSCAFGVDTNSFKNPHSEFRKMGARVFEFRWKLLIRLMTPKMPPWCVKFFGMEMFSKDVMDYFMKITKDMVKYREENNVTRGDFLDLLIALKNQTETEEVNNPQETADLNKSAPQVGENRIRSDIKMTVELVAAQCFLFIAGGFEGASVALSFLLYELAQHPQIQNKLRQEIISSIENNGGELKYDMLKNLSYLNMVLQVMRLHAPNGGVILRQCNENYKIPETGTTIGKGTQVIIPLSGLHSDEKYYEKPDEFYPEHFTKEAISRRPHFAYLPFGEGPRICIAERFANMQILIAAVHLIKDFSFELSPKTVLPLEFLPSVFTPKVKGGIWLKCKPL; encoded by the exons ATGCACGTTTTATTAACTTGGCTCATTTTATTCTTTTCGGTCGCGTTTTTATACGTCTAtcacagtttgaaaaaatcttacgCTTATTTTCAAGAAGCGTCGATTCCAACGATCACACCTCTTTCCGCATTCGTAAACACAAAGGAGTTCTTATGGATGAAAAAACCGTTGGTAAAACAGGTATCCGAAGCATACCTAAGTTCCGAACCCcatcaactttttggaaattacaacTTATTCTCTCGTTCGATCATGATTCGTGAACCTGAACTGATAAAAAGGATTCTGGTCAaagatttttcgtattttcaacaCCATGGTACAGAAGTTTACAAAGATATCGAACCATTGGCATGTCATTTGTTCAATTTGAAAG GAGAGGAATGGAGAAGCCTCCGAATGAAAATGACCGGTATATTTACAAGTGGAAAAATGAAGAAGATGTTCCCGTTGGTGGGAAAATGCGCCGAAGAGATGAAATCTGCTTTAATCGAGTACGTCTCCAATCCTGAAGGTTTTGAAGTCAGAGAACTATGCTCGAGATACACCACAGATGTGATAGGAAGTTGTGCTTTCGGAGTGGATACAAACTCGTTTAAAAATCCGCATTCGGAATTCCGAAAAATGGGAGCTCGAGTTTTCGaattcag ATGGAAACTTCTCATACGACTGATGACACCAAAAATGCCACCCTggtgtgtgaaatttttcggAATGGAAATGTTCAGCAAAGACGTGATGGATTACTTTATGAAAATCACCAAAGATATGGTCAAATACAGAGAAGAAAATAACGTAACCCGGGGTGACTTTCTCGACTTACTGATcgctttgaaaaatcaaaccgaAACGGAAGAAGTCAATAATCCTCAGGAAACTGCAGACCTGAACAAATCCGCACCTCAAGTTGGTGAAAATCGTATCAGAAGTGACATAA AGATGACTGTAGAGTTGGTGGCTGCTCAATGTTTTCTATTTATCGCTGGCGGATTCGAGGGTGCTTCTGTAGCTTTGTCGTTTTTACTATACGAGTTAGCTCAGCAtccacaaattcaaaataaactaCGCCAAGAAATAATATCGTCGATTGAGAACAACGGAGGAGAATTGAAATACGATATGCTCAAAAATCTATCGTATTTGAACATGGTTTTAcaag TCATGAGGCTGCACGCTCCAAATGGAGGCGTCATCTTACGACAATGCAATGAAAACTATAAAATACCAGAAACAGGAACCACAATCGGGAAAGGGACACAAGTAATCATACCACTGTCTGGATTACACTCCgatgaaaaatattacgaaaagcCAGACGAATTTTACCCCGAACATTTTACCAAAGAAGCCATATCCCGGAGACCTCATTTCGCTTATTTACCATTCGGAGAAGGTCCTCGAATTTGCATAG CCGAACGATTCGCaaatatgcaaattttgatTGCGGCGGTTCATTTGATAAAAGATTTCTCTTTCGAGTTATCCCCCAAGACTGTTTTACCTTTGGAATTTTTGCCTTCGGTTTTCACTCCGAAGGTTAAAGGAGGAATTTGGCTTAAATGCAAGCCACtgtaa
- the LOC135841614 gene encoding probable cytochrome P450 6a14 isoform X1, producing MHVLLTWLILFFSVAFLYVYHSLKKSYAYFQEASIPTITPLSAFVNTKEFLWMKKPLVKQVSEAYLSSEPHQLFGNYNLFSRSIMIREPELIKRILVKDFSYFQHHGTEVYKDIEPLACHLFNLKGEEWRSLRMKMTGIFTSGKMKKMFPLVGKCAEEMKSALIEYVSNPEGFEVRELCSRYTTDVIGSCAFGVDTNSFKNPHSEFRKMGARVFEFRWKLLIRLMTPKMPPWCVKFFGMEMFSKDVMDYFMKITKDMVKYREENNVTRGDFLDLLIALKNQTETEEVNNPQETADLNKSAPQVGENRIRSDIKMTVELVAAQCFLFIAGGFEGASVALSFLLYELAQHPQIQNKLRQEIISSIENNGGELKYDMLKNLSYLNMVLQEVMRLHAPNGGVILRQCNENYKIPETGTTIGKGTQVIIPLSGLHSDEKYYEKPDEFYPEHFTKEAISRRPHFAYLPFGEGPRICIAERFANMQILIAAVHLIKDFSFELSPKTVLPLEFLPSVFTPKVKGGIWLKCKPL from the exons ATGCACGTTTTATTAACTTGGCTCATTTTATTCTTTTCGGTCGCGTTTTTATACGTCTAtcacagtttgaaaaaatcttacgCTTATTTTCAAGAAGCGTCGATTCCAACGATCACACCTCTTTCCGCATTCGTAAACACAAAGGAGTTCTTATGGATGAAAAAACCGTTGGTAAAACAGGTATCCGAAGCATACCTAAGTTCCGAACCCcatcaactttttggaaattacaacTTATTCTCTCGTTCGATCATGATTCGTGAACCTGAACTGATAAAAAGGATTCTGGTCAaagatttttcgtattttcaacaCCATGGTACAGAAGTTTACAAAGATATCGAACCATTGGCATGTCATTTGTTCAATTTGAAAG GAGAGGAATGGAGAAGCCTCCGAATGAAAATGACCGGTATATTTACAAGTGGAAAAATGAAGAAGATGTTCCCGTTGGTGGGAAAATGCGCCGAAGAGATGAAATCTGCTTTAATCGAGTACGTCTCCAATCCTGAAGGTTTTGAAGTCAGAGAACTATGCTCGAGATACACCACAGATGTGATAGGAAGTTGTGCTTTCGGAGTGGATACAAACTCGTTTAAAAATCCGCATTCGGAATTCCGAAAAATGGGAGCTCGAGTTTTCGaattcag ATGGAAACTTCTCATACGACTGATGACACCAAAAATGCCACCCTggtgtgtgaaatttttcggAATGGAAATGTTCAGCAAAGACGTGATGGATTACTTTATGAAAATCACCAAAGATATGGTCAAATACAGAGAAGAAAATAACGTAACCCGGGGTGACTTTCTCGACTTACTGATcgctttgaaaaatcaaaccgaAACGGAAGAAGTCAATAATCCTCAGGAAACTGCAGACCTGAACAAATCCGCACCTCAAGTTGGTGAAAATCGTATCAGAAGTGACATAA AGATGACTGTAGAGTTGGTGGCTGCTCAATGTTTTCTATTTATCGCTGGCGGATTCGAGGGTGCTTCTGTAGCTTTGTCGTTTTTACTATACGAGTTAGCTCAGCAtccacaaattcaaaataaactaCGCCAAGAAATAATATCGTCGATTGAGAACAACGGAGGAGAATTGAAATACGATATGCTCAAAAATCTATCGTATTTGAACATGGTTTTAcaag AAGTCATGAGGCTGCACGCTCCAAATGGAGGCGTCATCTTACGACAATGCAATGAAAACTATAAAATACCAGAAACAGGAACCACAATCGGGAAAGGGACACAAGTAATCATACCACTGTCTGGATTACACTCCgatgaaaaatattacgaaaagcCAGACGAATTTTACCCCGAACATTTTACCAAAGAAGCCATATCCCGGAGACCTCATTTCGCTTATTTACCATTCGGAGAAGGTCCTCGAATTTGCATAG CCGAACGATTCGCaaatatgcaaattttgatTGCGGCGGTTCATTTGATAAAAGATTTCTCTTTCGAGTTATCCCCCAAGACTGTTTTACCTTTGGAATTTTTGCCTTCGGTTTTCACTCCGAAGGTTAAAGGAGGAATTTGGCTTAAATGCAAGCCACtgtaa
- the LOC135841447 gene encoding esterase FE4-like isoform X2, which yields MSSLIVEIPQGKLQGKESKSILNGQKYYSFLGIPYAKPPIGDLRFQAPQPSEKWEGVYDATFDRDACTQKDLAPPQAYSGSENCLFLSVDILQLPNEVRVPKAVIVFIHGGGFSNGSASQDIYSSDYLIQHDIILVRFNFRQHVLGFLNLGLPECPGNAGLKDQTLAMKWVKENITHFGGNPDNVTLFGISSGASSVHYHILSPPSKGLFKKAIIQSGSALSAWALTLDPKDKARKLGETFGFKGGSDQDLLNFLKKQTAEELTGHVMEMIENLMKEHPEKGINIPFAPSVEEIKEGAFLPELPHKLLKTPDPLPIIYGVDEKEGVMAFFIHQNKIWDLLKTDFSIVLKQYFDIDSARLPEVSAKVKEFYFGDKEIGPDTADHLIDLFSDIFFYQLYEPIEFVIDSSTPPYVYEFTYSGGLNFVKHMLSAIIKLDKGACHADEQGYLFYSPKMFPNPTLEGDDLAVIQNITELWTNFAKTGKPSDESIWSPSTSNQPRYLNINRTLELQEGNVYGTRLKFFRNLLEPVAKPYNV from the exons ATGTCTTCGTTAATCGTCGAAATACCGCAAGGCAAACTGCAAGGAAAAGAAAGTAAATCTATATTAAATGGACAGAAATATTATTCTTTTTTGGGAATTCCGTACGCTAAACCTCCGATAGGGGATTTACGATTTCAG gcTCCACAACCTAGTGAAAAGTGGGAGGGAGTATACGATGCTACTTTTGACCGAGATGCATGCACGCAAAAGGATTTAGCCCCACCTCAGGCTTATTCTGGATCAGAAAACTGTCTATTTCTTAGCGTGGATATTCTTCAG CTTCCCAATGAAGTAAGAGTACCCAAGGCAGTCATAGTATTCATTCACGGAGGAGGATTTTCTAATGGATCTGCATCGCAAGACATCTATTCGTCCGATTATTTAATCCAGCATGATATTATCTTAGTTCGATTCAATTTCAGACAACATGTTTTAG GATTTTTAAACCTCGGTTTACCCGAATGTCCTGGAAACGCAGGCCTCAAGGATCAAACTCTCGCTATGAAATGGGTTAAAGAAAACATTACACATTTCGGAGGCAATCCAGATAATGTCACACTTTTTGGCATCAGCTCCGGAGCATCGTCTGTTCATTACCATATCTTATCTCCTCCGAGCAAAG gtctGTTTAAAAAAGCTATCATACAAAGTGGCTCAGCATTATCAGCTTGGGCCCTGACATTGGATCCTAAAGACAAGGCTAGAAAACTAGGCGAAACATTTGGATTTAAAGGTGGATCTGATCAGGATCTAttgaatttcctgaaaaaacAAACTGCTGAAGAGCTGACTGGTCACGTTAtggaaatgattgaaaatctaATGAAG GAGCATCCGGAAAAAGGTATAAACATTCCTTTTGCACCATCGGTCGAAGAAATCAAGGAAGGTGCATTTTTACCCGAATTACCTCATAAACTACTGAAAACTCCAGATCCATTGCCTATTATATATGGAGTAGATGAAAAAGAAGGAGTAATGGCGTTTTTCA TCCATCAGAATAAAATATGGGACTTGCTCAAAACGGATTTCAGCATCGTTTTAAAACAGTATTTCGACATCGATTCGGCTCGTCTGCCTGAAGTCAGCGCCAAAGTCAAAGAGTTTTATTTCGGTGATAAAGAAATTGGCCCCGATACAGCAGATCATTTAATAGAT TTATTCTCAGATATATTTTTCTACCAACTGTACGAACCAATTGAATTCGTCATCGACTCCTCAACTCCTCCATATGTGTATGAATTTACATACAGCGGCGGACTGAACTTTGTCAAACACATGCTCTCTGCGATTATTAAACTAGACAAAG GTGCGTGTCATGCAGACGAACAAGGATACCTTTTCTACAGCCCAAAAATGTTCCCAAATCCGACGTTGGAAGGCGATGACCTAGCAGTGATACAAAACATTACCGAGCTATGGACCAATTTTGCCAAGACTGG